CGGGAGTTCCGTCTAGTGGAAGTCCATGACCCACCACTGCACCAGCCCTCAGCCAACAAGCCCAAGCCCCCTACAATGTTGGACATCCCCTCAGAGCCATGCAGCCTCACCATCCATACTATTCAGCTGATCCAGCACAACCGACGTCTGCGCAATCTCATTGCCACAGCTCAGGCCCAGAGTCAGCAACAGACAGAAGGTGTAAAGACCGAAGAGAGTGAACCTCTTCCCTCTTGCCCTGGGTCACCTCCTCTTCCTGATGACCTCCTGCCTATAGATTGTAAGAATCCCAATGCACCATTCCAGATCCGGCACAGTGACCCAGAGAGTGACTTTTATCGGTAAGACAAggctttgctatttcttttttccaaaaagtcTTCGCAACAGCACTGTTAAGCATGCAGTCCTAATTCCATGAGGAAACGGAGTATAAGAGTAATCGACATGGCCAAAGTTGCTCAGGTAATTGGAAGGAAGTCTAAGACTTGAATCCTGATCTTCCATATCCGGAGTCTGTGTCTTTTACTTTTGaggtaacaaatatttattgagtgcctgttaCATGCCAAACATTTTACTAGGAGCAAGATACTGCACTAGTATGTTAAAGAAGCCATGGCCTCAGTCCTCAGAGTTTAGTCTTTCTGtttgatttaaaatgtatattatggGTTTAGGTTAGTATCCTCAAGTTGAGATTCATGGATTTACTCTCATATTATTAGGAATCCATAAGTTCTATACAAGAATTTTTAAGTtgtgtacagttgacccttgaacaacatgagtttaaattgtgtgggtccacttacatgtggatgtTTTTACAGTACAGTACTAGAAATGGATTTTCCTTacgattttcttttttctagctgacttattgtaagaatacagtatataatacatataaacatacaaaaGAAGTGTTAATCAACTTTATATATTATCACTAAGGCTTCCAGTCAGTAGTGGGCTAGTATAAATCATTGGGGTGCGTGGCTGTTTCAGACAGAAGAGCACGTGAaatcgtgatctcggggtcatgagttcaagctccatatcaatatagagattactaaaaaaataaggtaaaatacacttttaaaaaaagttggctGTTAATCATTAAGTTTTGGGGAGTCAGAGCTGtttgtggattttcaactgcacagggagttggtgcccctaacccctatgttgttcaagggtccagCTATATTTTCATTGTGATAACATCACTTTAGAAGTAATGTAAAAATGTTCTTGATCCTTGCTACTCAAAATCTGGTCTCAGACTAGgagcatcaacatcacctgggaaccTATTACGAATTCAGAGTTTCAGGCCCTACCCagcctcctgaatcagaatcttcattttagggacgtctgggtggctcagtggttgagcatctgcttttcctcaggtaatgatcctggggtcctgggattgagtcccacattgggctccccagagggagcctgcttctccctctgcttgtgtctctgcctctctgtctctcatgaataaataaataaaatcttaaaaaaaaaaattcttcattttaacaagatctccagaAGATTCATATGTGTATTTaagtttgagaagccctgctCCATATCCTCTAAACGACTGCTTTATGATATAATGCTACTACTGCATTTCAGTGTGTAAGTTTGCATCTGGtgccaaaaaattatttttcattttgaaatttgtcagaccaaagaaaaatttaaataatagtacAAGAAATGGCTAAATACTCTTTACCAGGATTCaccaattgttaacattttgccacatctGTTTTCTCTCACATGTGTATaagcatgtatacacacacatacacacataaataaatgcataacaattgtaaatatatacacgTACAGTctttgccaaatattttaaagttgcaCATATCTCAGTATTTCAccccttaattctttttttttttttttttttatgtaagtcacacagagagagagagaagcagagacacaggcagagggagaagcaggctccatgcaccgggagcccgatgtgggactcgatcccgggtctacaggatcgtgccctgggccaaaggcaggcgccaaaccgctgcgccacccagggatccctcaccccTTAATTCTTAAGTATTCTTCCACCCCTAAATTGTTCACTTTAacctaagaataaagaaaatttcctACATAACCCCAATACCAATATCacaccaaaataaatgaacactaattatataatatcaattattaagtccatattcagatttctccaaaatatcctttataaataaattttcctctaatcCAGAAcctaaaaatgattttcatttagCTGTTTagtgtcttgtttttgtttatgtttttgttggaGAAAgcgtgtgagcaggggaagggcagaggaagtgggagagagaatcccagaacagactccctgctgagtgcagagcctgacttggagctccttcctgagatcctgagatgatgacctgagctgaaatcacgagtgaaacactcaaccaactgggccacccaggcgcccctatttaatgaattttaaaccAGAAGAGCTTcctgggcggcccgggtggctcagcggtttagcactgccttcagcacagggcaggattctggagaccctggatcgagtccaatccggtgtcaggctccctgcatggagcctgcttctccctctgcctgtgtctctgcctctctctctctgtgtctctcattaataaacaaaaatcttaaaaaaaaaaaaaaaactagcttccCCTTTTTTAAAACACAGGATACTAATCTTTAAGAGTTCAGGTCATTTAGATGTAGAATGTCCCACTCACTGGGTTTGCTGATTATTTCCTCAAGATTAGATTGAAGgttaaatatatttggaaaaaatatatgtaagtaatATTGTATACCACTTAATTTCATCTGTTATTGATAATAGTTACTACTATTTTAATTGTCCCAAAGTagtgagaaaagaacagaaatggaCTTATTACTATGTAAGGGTTGCAGTTCCAGTTGACCAAATGATGTCCTGGTGCACACTGTATAATTGAAGGTTCTGAAATCCTTGGAATAGTGAAAAAGGTAGGGGTAACTATCATTACATGCATCTCACATGTTCATATAGATACAGCTTCAAAAAACTTGCTCTGTAGTGATCAGTACCATATTTACATTTGGAAGGCAATTTAGTTTTAAGAATATTGCCATCATATTAAATTGATGCTGTTATTTAGAATTTTGTAGTTTTGCAtcaaactttctcatttttttcaagtttttacttaaatcccagttaacatacagtgtaatgttagttttaggtgtaggatttagtgattcatcacttaacattcaatacccactgctcatcaccagtgtcctccttaatacccgtCGTCTGTTTAACTCATCCCTTCGCCTGCTTCCCCTTCAGCAAcggtttcttctctatagttaagagtctgttttatgctttgcctctttcctttttttcccctatgttcatctgttaggtttcttaaattccacatatgagtgaaatatggtatttgtctttctctgacttatttcacttagcaaaatactctctagttcaatccatgccattgcaaaggcaagatttcattcatttttatggctaatattccactgtgtgtatatacgtacatatataaatatatatcacatcttctttttttttttaaagattttatttatttatttatgatagtcacagagagagagagagagagagaggcagagacacaggcaagggagaagcaggctccatgcagggagcccgacgcgggactcgatcccgggtcttcaggatcgcgccctgggccaaaggcaggcgccaaaccgctgcaccccccagggatccctatattacatcttctttatccatttgtcagtcaTTGGACATTTGGCTCTTTCagtaatttggctattattgataatgttgctgtaaacatggaggtgcatgtatcccttcgaatcaacatttttgcattctttgggtaaatacctagtagcacaATTGTAAGGCAATTCTCTTTCTAgctttctgaggaatctccataccgtttccagagtggctgcgccagtttatattcccaccaacagtgtaagagggttcccctttcttcacatgtCTCCACCATGTGTCCTGtggtgttaattttagccactctggcAGGTGTGATctgtatctcattgtagttttgatttgtatttccctgatgatgagtgatgttgagcatcttttcacgtgtttgttagctatctgtatgtcttctttggaaaaatgtctattcatgtctcctgtccattttttaactgaattatttggttttttgggtgttgagttttagaagtccTTTAGAGATTTTGgatggatactaaccctttatcggatatatcatttgcaaatatcgtctcccattccaaagactgccttttagtttggttgtTTCCTCCACAgtgaagaagctttttaacttgatgaagtcccaatggtttattttttattttgtttcccttgcctcaggggatATATCTaataagttgctatggccaatgtcgaagaagttgctgcctgtgttctcctctgggattttgatggtttcctgtctcacatttaggtctttcatccatgttgaatttatttctgtgtatggtgtaagaatgtggtccagtttccttcttttgcatattgttgtccagttttcccaacaccgtttgttgaagagactgtctcttttccaatggatattctttcctgctttgtgcaAGTTTAGCTGATCATAGTTGTGGGTccgtttctgggttttctattctgttaatctatgcatccatttttttttttgtgccagcacaatactgtcttgatcactacagctttgtaatataactcaaagtctggaattgtgattcctccagctttgcttttcttttttaagcttgcTTTGGCTACCAGAagtcttttgtatttccatacaaattttaggaatgttcttttttttttctttcaagattttatttatttacttgacagagaatgagagagagagcatgaccaaGGGGAGcttggggcagagggggagggacaagcaggctcccagatgagtagagcctgatgtaggaacttgatcccaggaccccaggatcatgacctgagccgaaggcagatgtttaacccactgggccacccaggcatccctgctctagctctgtgaaaaaatgcatgtgatattttgatggggattgcattaagtgcgtagattgctttgggtagtatagttATTTCAAccatgtttgttcttccaatcacAAACTTCTAATTTTAATTCAGAAGAGCTGTTAACATCAGAAGTTTATACTAGTTTGTTTTATCCATATTTAAGAAACGTTTAGCAAAAATAATTTGCATCAGCTATGGGGTGCtgaaagaattattttcctttgaagtaAGTCCATGTGTTACTCAAATAAAGCAATACTGGTTTAGCTGTTTATTAGGCATTTCTGAGGCCTTTTGCTTTTGGCCCTTTTAGCTTTTGGAGACTAGCTATAGGAAATGATGGTGGAAATAGTAAATGAACAgttatttggggggcacctgggtggctcagtcagttaagtgtctgactcttggtttcagctcaggtcatgatctcagggttttgagatgagccccatgttgggctcccttctcagtgcagaacctgcttaaggttctttctcccaccccctctgctcccccccaccccccacttgctcacacacactctcaaataatctttgaaaacttATTTGGCAGTTGGTTTTCTTGCTTTCCAACTATTATGTGGACTGCAGTAATTGCTTCTGAGCAGATAGTAGTAAAGTGGGTACACAGCTCCTCTAGCCCTCTTGTACAGCACATAGTGACACATGCCAAGTATGGACcagggaaaagattttttttttaaggttttatttatttatttatttatttatttatttatttattcattcattcatgagtgacatgcacagagagagacagacagagacagcgacagagagaggcagagacacaggcagagggagaagcaggctccatgcagggagcccgacgtgggactcgatcccgggtccccaggatcaggcgctgggctgaaggcggcactaaactgctgagccacctgggctgcccaagaaatctTCTATACctgattttatccattttcttatttgtcagagggaggcagaagataGGAATTTTCAGGAGACAGGTATTGATTAGAAATgtgttaaaagttatttttaggaGGTCAGAGACCTTTTTGAAGTTATTTCTTAGATTAAGATTTCTACAGCAGTGATTAGGAGTAAAATGGTGTATTATGAAGAACATGGGATCTGAAATCAGAAGCTCCACCTTCTGATAATATCGAAACAACTTCCGGCAGGTCCGCACCTCTGAACCTCAACCTCTGAAACCTGCAGCCAAATGGGAATCATAATATGGATCTACTACCCACTGTGCACAGGATAggataaaaatgctttgtaaactgtatacattttaaattgcttttatgaAATTGAGTTGCTTGTCCAGTTTTACAAATGGTCTGTTGTAGTTGTATAAGAATCTCCTAATTGGGACTGAATTTCTGAAACTCCGTGTATCATCCAGCGTATGAGGAAGCTATGTGGTGAAATAATTAGAGCGCTCTTGAACAGTGCCTGAGCTATAAACTTTTTTTCATCCTGAAAGTAGTCAAAACTGAGCAGTTGATAAAAGAAACTTTATATTCACCTGACACTTTTATATTGTTTATTGTGGACATGTATTGTCTATTAAGACTTTTATGTAATTGGAGGAGCTCAGAGATATGATCGTGGGTTGTTGAGACATGCCCTGTGTAGCAGCAAGATAAACCGGGCTCTGTAACTGCATAGAATTCCCCTAGAAAGCTGGGCCAGTGGTTTGACTAAAATTGTAAAACTCCTAGGGAGACAGGATGGGTCAGCCCTTTGCAAGAGCACTAGTAACACTGCCATGTCTCGCCTTTCAGCGGGAAAGGGGAACCGGTGACTGAACTCAGCTGGCACTCCTGCCGGCAGCTTCTCTACCAGGCAGTGGCCACAATCCTGGCCCATGCAGGCTTCGAGTGTGCTAATGAAAGTGTCCTGGAGACCCTTACTGATGTGGCACATGAATATTGCCTTAAATTCACCAAGTTGCTGCGCTTCGCTGTGGATCGGGAAGCCCGGCTGGGGCAGACTCCTTTCCCTGACATTATGGAGCAAGTATTCCATGAAGTGGGCATTGGCAGTGTGCTCTCCCTCCAGAAGTTCTGGCAGCACCGAATCAAGGACTATCACAGTTACATGCTACAGGTGAGGTCACCCTGTGAGAACTGGGTGTAATCTAGGGGTGTTCAGCAGGATCCCATACTTGCCCTAGGGAACAGAGCACAGGGGCTTGGAATAGAGTGGACTTGACCTGCTCTCCTCATGGCCCTAGCTGTGTTTTCTTGACTTCATCACTGACCTGGCCAGACCCTGGGGCCTCCTTTAGTCAATGAGCGGCCACATTTTTTGATAACActtctgctggaaaaaaaattatagacagGAATATGGAGTCTGAGAGAATATGGTTACCAtgctttattcaataaatatttattgagtgccttttGTGAGTGAGGCATATGTGAGACAGCAGCAGTTAATAAGGTAAGTCCCTTGAGCGTGCATTcttaaagagagaaacaaaaacaagtaaataaaaagtgaTCAAAACAATTTCAGGTGGCATTAAGTgctataaaaagcaaaaccaaacagaGTGAAGTGATACTGCCCAAGGGCAGAAGAAGGGATAGAGATACCATTTTTGGTTGCAGCCAGAACTACCTAATCTCTTCAAACCCTGTGGCCTTAAGCAAGtcatttgttcattgttttggTTTCCCCAAATCTAAAATACGATTAGGGATTTTTAACACCTGACAGTCTTTGCTAAGTGATCCAGATTTCCTATACCCTTCATTATCCACCTAGGGGACAGATCTCAACTATTAGTTTTTACAGCCAAAAATGTGATCTTTTGTCCCCACTCTGATTTGTCTTTAACAAAGTCTCTTTTACCTTTATGCaactatttattaattaataagaaACTCTCTGCTAAAACAACTTTTCTTCATTGTGTCTCTCTCATTTACAAATGCAAACTCAGCACCTTCAACAAATTCCTTCCATGTGTCTGCTGTgctcaaaaaaaagtaaaaaacaaaacaaaaaatcaggggatccctgggtggctcagcggtttagcacctgccttcagcccgggacgtgatcctggggtcccgggatggagtcctgcgtcgggctccctgcatggcgcctgcttctccctctgcctgtgtctctgcctctctgtgtgtgtgtctttcatgaataagtaaataaaaatctcttttaaaacaatgaaacaaaaaaccagtTCTTTCCTTTGGCAGTGGTTGCTTTATTCATATTATGTTGGTTTTACGTGCGATGCCACAAGCTAACCATCCACtttgcttttaacatttctttggaAGATTGACTCTTGCTTGCCAACAGATTAGTAAGCAACTATCTGAGGAGTATGAAAGGATTGTCAACCCTGAGAAGGCCACAGAGGACACTAAACCTGTAAAGATCAAGGAAGAACCTGTGAGCGACATCACATTCCCTGTCAGTGAGGAACTGGAGGCTGACCTTGCTTCTGGAGACCAGTCACTGCCCATGGGAGTCCTCGGGGCTCAGAGTGAGCGCTTCCCATCTAACCTGGAAGTTGAGGCTTCACCACAGGCTTCAAGTAAGAAAACAATTGACTGTGATTCTGGGATATCTGCCAATGTCAGCACTTCTGGCATTTTGGAATCAAActgtggagaggagaggaaaaagtgGGAGTGGGCAAGAAAATAGAAAgcctaaaaaaacaaatacagcctCACTGATCTAGATATGTCAACATTCTTCTTTGTAATTAGTGAAGGGAGGACTAGCACAACTTTACAggcattctttaaaataattccgAGTTAGGGTGTAGATGCAATAGGTGTTCTATTGTTGAGTACTGGAGCTAATTTAGCTGACCCAGCTGGGTGGGCAGATGTCCCCTTCATCCCGTACTTAGTGTgctgtatttgtctttcctgaTGCTTGTACTCAGTAAGACAACTTCCACACAGATGAAGGAAGGCTAATTGCTCAAGGCTGTTTGAATAGTTGGGCTTCCTTGCTAGAGTACCCCCAAAAGATTCGACCAGAAAGGGACTGAAATAGGGCTATCCAATCCGACGCAGCTGGCCTTTTCCAGACAGACTCTGTGATCACCCTAGGAACCAGGATACTTGATCCTTCTGTCAGATTGCAAATTAGTTTCGATCCTCAGTTCTACTCAAATATAAATTGTCACTTCATCAATGCACAAATGATACAAGTAACAAATCCTAAACAGAATCAggccacattatttttttaaaacattttaagcttttatttgggagagggcgcacacatgtacacaagtgggaggaggggcagagggagaagctgactccccactgagctgggagcccgatgctgagtttgatcccagggccctgagatcatgacctagcaaagtcagacacttaaccaacagccacccaggcgcccaaggcCACATGTTTTAGTGTTGGCCAGAGAGCCTTTCACCATGAAAGAGGTAATAACCACAGAACAGCTTTGCTAGAACAGAGACAGGAGGGCCAAAGAGAAATTGTTACAGATTTAGGAGCCATGACACTCTTCAGCAGTCTAGGAACTGCTGCCAGCATTTTGTAGTAATCGTTAAGTTCATACTGTGAGAGAGGACCGGGGACCCAAACAAAAGGCAGGAAAACAGGACAGCCttatagaaggaaggaaggaaagaagcaacTTAACACCTGATTAAGAGCCTGTggttgtgcctgcctttgggccatgAGACAGGGAATCTTTCCACCTACATAGTTTTACTTCCCTGATTTAAGGGAAATGGCTGGTGGGTGAGGTGGGGTTAAAGTAGGGGAGGAAGTGGAAAGCAAAATACtcagaatacttaaaaaaaaaaaaagaaaatactcagaaTTATTAGTTTTAGGAACAGAGGATGACCACCATAATCTCCAGTCAAGTAGACTCAGACTGAAGACTGAGCTCAAAGGCTAGGAATCTGCCCCGATGAAATATTTGTCTGCTGTGTTCCAGCCTTGGCTTACCACTGgttgtattttcttccattgccAGGCACAGAGGTAAATGCTTCCCCTCTTTGGAATCTGGCCCATGTGAAAATGGAGCCTCAAGA
This is a stretch of genomic DNA from Canis lupus baileyi chromosome 12, mCanLup2.hap1, whole genome shotgun sequence. It encodes these proteins:
- the LOC140601918 gene encoding STAGA complex 65 subunit gamma-like; its protein translation is MLRYWGEIPISSSQTNRSSFDLLPREFRLVEVHDPPLHQPSANKPKPPTMLDIPSEPCSLTIHTIQLIQHNRRLRNLIATAQAQSQQQTEGVKTEESEPLPSCPGSPPLPDDLLPIDCKNPNAPFQIRHSDPESDFYRGKGEPVTELSWHSCRQLLYQAVATILAHAGFECANESVLETLTDVAHEYCLKFTKLLRFAVDREARLGQTPFPDIMEQVFHEVGIGSVLSLQKFWQHRIKDYHSYMLQISKQLSEEYERIVNPEKATEDTKPVKIKEEPVSDITFPVSEELEADLASGDQSLPMGVLGAQSERFPSNLEVEASPQASSTEVNASPLWNLAHVKMEPQESEEGNVSGHGVLGSDVFEEPMSGMSEAGIPQSPDDSDSSYGSHSTDSLMGSSPVFNQRCKKRMRKI